Proteins from a single region of Microbispora sp. ZYX-F-249:
- a CDS encoding peptidoglycan D,D-transpeptidase FtsI family protein yields the protein MNSPLKRVSVACLLMFGLLMANVTYLGAVRAEGLRNDSRNVRMLYGRYNVDRGWITADNGKTTLAKTVDTGDKQFRFEREYPLGKPFTHVVGWFAPESASGIEAAMNRYLDGSHPDLVVRRAIDMVSGKPAKGASVDLTLNTKAQEIAYKDLAGTGKRGAVVALEPKTGKILAMVSVPSYDPNPLAVANKATVNKAYNKLDKDDNKPLLNRAINLTFAPGSTFKTVTAAAYLSDDESRDENTQVDAPDSLPLPGTNISLPNYHGESCGGRATLVEALTISCNTPFAIMGMDVGYDKLKEQAEKFGVGQPLEIPLEVSPSDIGPDESKAALAKTAIGQQSNQMTPLQMAMVAAGIANQGTVMKPYLVNKIMADGSEIDGTDPDELDEAVSPEVAGELTKMMINVVERGTGGAAKLPGITVAGKTGTAETLPGKPSHAWFISFAPVDNPKVAVAVFVESGSAGNDATGGAVAAPIAHDVMQAVLGQ from the coding sequence ATGAACAGCCCGCTCAAGCGTGTCTCCGTGGCCTGCCTGCTGATGTTCGGCCTGCTCATGGCCAATGTGACGTATCTCGGCGCGGTGCGGGCCGAGGGGCTGCGCAACGACTCCCGCAACGTGCGCATGCTGTACGGCCGCTACAACGTCGACCGCGGCTGGATCACGGCCGACAACGGCAAGACCACCCTGGCCAAGACGGTGGACACCGGCGACAAGCAGTTCCGGTTCGAGCGGGAGTATCCGCTCGGCAAGCCGTTCACGCACGTGGTCGGCTGGTTCGCGCCGGAGAGCGCCTCGGGCATCGAGGCCGCGATGAATCGCTACCTCGACGGCAGCCACCCCGACCTGGTCGTCCGCCGGGCGATCGACATGGTCAGCGGCAAGCCCGCCAAGGGCGCGAGCGTCGACCTCACGCTGAACACCAAGGCCCAGGAGATCGCGTACAAGGACCTGGCCGGCACCGGCAAGCGCGGCGCGGTCGTCGCGCTCGAGCCGAAGACCGGCAAGATCCTGGCGATGGTGTCGGTGCCGTCGTACGACCCGAACCCGCTGGCGGTGGCCAACAAGGCCACGGTCAACAAGGCGTACAACAAGCTGGACAAGGACGACAACAAGCCGCTCCTCAACCGGGCCATCAACCTGACGTTCGCCCCGGGGTCCACGTTCAAGACCGTGACCGCCGCGGCCTACCTCAGCGACGACGAGTCGCGTGACGAGAACACACAGGTCGACGCGCCCGACTCGCTGCCGCTGCCGGGCACGAACATCTCGCTGCCCAACTACCACGGCGAGTCGTGCGGCGGCCGGGCGACGCTGGTCGAGGCGCTGACGATCTCCTGCAACACGCCGTTCGCCATCATGGGCATGGACGTCGGCTACGACAAGCTGAAGGAGCAGGCCGAGAAGTTCGGGGTCGGCCAGCCGCTGGAGATCCCCCTGGAGGTCTCGCCCAGCGACATCGGCCCGGACGAGAGCAAGGCCGCCCTCGCCAAGACCGCCATCGGCCAGCAGAGCAACCAGATGACCCCGCTGCAGATGGCGATGGTCGCGGCCGGCATCGCCAACCAGGGCACGGTCATGAAGCCGTACCTGGTCAACAAGATCATGGCGGACGGCTCGGAGATCGACGGGACCGACCCCGACGAGCTCGACGAGGCCGTCAGCCCCGAGGTCGCCGGCGAGCTGACCAAGATGATGATCAACGTGGTCGAGCGCGGCACCGGCGGCGCGGCCAAGCTTCCCGGGATCACCGTGGCCGGCAAGACGGGCACGGCGGAGACCCTGCCGGGCAAGCCGTCGCACGCGTGGTTCATCTCCTTCGCCCCGGTCGACAACCCGAAGGTCGCCGTGGCGGTCTTCGTGGAGTCGGGCAGCGCCGGCAACGACGCCACCGGCGGTGCGGTCGCCGCGCCGATCGCCCACGACGTCATGCAGGCGGTGCTGGGACAGTGA
- a CDS encoding serine/threonine-protein kinase, which yields MNDTVLGGRYRLTSPIAAGGMGEVWRADDELLGREVAIKLLGRHVADDATFRDRFRSEARITAALTDPGIAQVFDYGETDGLAYLVMELVRGEPLSAILARNGALGPDVTLDVVQQAARGLYAAHRAGVIHRDVKPGNLLVTEAGQVKITDFGIARALEAAPLTATGLILGTAQYVSPEQASGTALTPASDVYSLGVVAYECLAGRPPFTAETPVALALRHLNDTPPPLPGTVPAPVAALVMAMLAKDPAARPETGAVLLDRVRVLRETLAGTAASTAVLGSLTDPQGFPAAGGGAGRTIPPAAPGLTAPLGEPAAGAPRPGATAPLSPAPAAPRRAPAGVPGARTRRPGGPDGPAGPAGGRRRRPATLLLATAGCAAAVGIGVLAFTAARTGEAPPDPGETAAPVTPSSSPSPSPSPARTHRSEVPRTHRPSPVATSAEPSAVPSATVSRSAPSTTQSPTPASSPTSTPTPTSTSAPETDETPLPTEAPPDDTSPPDEGE from the coding sequence ATGAACGACACGGTGCTCGGCGGGCGATACCGGCTGACCTCCCCCATCGCCGCGGGCGGCATGGGCGAGGTCTGGCGGGCCGACGACGAACTGCTCGGCCGGGAGGTGGCGATCAAGCTGCTCGGCCGCCACGTCGCGGACGACGCCACCTTCCGTGACCGGTTCCGCTCCGAGGCCAGGATCACCGCCGCCCTGACCGACCCCGGCATCGCCCAGGTCTTCGACTACGGCGAGACCGACGGCCTCGCCTACCTCGTGATGGAGCTGGTGCGGGGCGAGCCGCTGTCGGCCATCCTCGCCCGCAACGGCGCGCTCGGGCCGGACGTCACGCTCGACGTCGTCCAGCAGGCCGCCCGGGGCCTGTACGCCGCGCACCGGGCCGGGGTGATCCACCGCGACGTCAAGCCCGGCAACCTGCTCGTCACCGAGGCCGGGCAGGTCAAGATCACCGACTTCGGCATCGCCCGCGCGCTGGAGGCGGCGCCGCTGACCGCGACCGGCCTGATCCTCGGCACCGCCCAGTACGTGAGCCCGGAGCAGGCGTCCGGCACGGCCCTGACCCCGGCGAGCGACGTCTACTCGCTCGGGGTGGTGGCCTACGAGTGCCTCGCGGGCCGTCCGCCGTTCACGGCGGAGACCCCGGTGGCGCTGGCGCTGCGGCACCTCAATGACACGCCCCCGCCGCTGCCCGGGACCGTGCCCGCGCCGGTGGCGGCCCTCGTCATGGCCATGCTGGCCAAGGACCCCGCCGCGCGGCCCGAGACCGGGGCGGTGCTCCTCGACAGGGTGCGGGTGCTGCGTGAGACGCTCGCGGGCACGGCGGCCTCGACGGCGGTCCTCGGGTCGCTGACCGACCCGCAGGGCTTCCCCGCGGCAGGCGGGGGTGCGGGCCGCACCATCCCTCCGGCCGCGCCCGGCCTGACGGCGCCCCTGGGTGAGCCCGCGGCCGGCGCCCCGCGTCCCGGCGCCACCGCGCCGCTGAGCCCGGCCCCGGCCGCCCCGCGCAGGGCTCCCGCCGGCGTCCCCGGCGCCCGTACGCGGCGCCCGGGCGGCCCCGACGGACCCGCCGGACCCGCCGGGGGGCGGCGCCGCCGTCCGGCGACCCTGCTCCTCGCGACGGCCGGCTGTGCCGCCGCGGTCGGCATCGGGGTTTTGGCCTTCACCGCCGCCCGGACCGGCGAAGCGCCGCCGGACCCGGGCGAGACCGCCGCGCCCGTCACACCGTCGTCCTCGCCGTCGCCATCGCCGTCGCCGGCACGTACGCACAGGTCAGAGGTTCCGCGGACGCATCGGCCGTCTCCTGTGGCGACGTCGGCCGAGCCGAGCGCCGTTCCGTCGGCTACCGTAAGCAGGTCGGCACCATCGACAACCCAGTCGCCCACACCGGCTTCGTCCCCGACCTCGACCCCGACTCCGACGTCCACCTCGGCCCCGGAAACCGATGAGACTCCGCTCCCGACGGAAGCCCCACCCGACGACACGAGCCCTCCGGATGAGGGGGAGTGA